TCACTCCCACCGTATGTCCATCCAAACTTGAAAGCAGAGTTCGACAAACCTTTCGTACCTTCTCGAGCGAccaggaagaagaaggtggaagatatGACGCCGgcggagaaggagatggaaatcatcaggaagaggagggacGCTTTGATTGCTAAAGCCCAAGCTCAGGCTCAGGCTCAGGCTCAGGCTCAAGCTGCGGCTCAAGGTCAGTCGAAGACCGGTCAGGCGGGTGAAGTGGataaagagaaggaaaaggagaaagaaaaggaaagggtgaagaagaatttaCCATCCTCTGGTACAAGGGTTTATGAACTTTCTCCATcgcaatcacaatcacaatcacaatcaccGTATTCACATCATttacctcatcctcaccaccaACATCACCAGCAACAAACGCAGCAACAAACGCAGCatcaacaccaccatcatcaccatcatgataataatcatcatcatcatcatcatcatcatcataattaCGACTATGGTCATAGCAATCGAcatggatatgaatatgaatatcctcaacatccacctactcaacttcaacctcctcatcagCAGTATTCACCTTATCACCAACAACCCAATCCAATGGATTCGTTGGGTATGTTAACGGAAGTATCAACCTTGTTGTctcacaccaccaccaacaacaacaacaacaatgataGTAATATTTTCCAATCGCAATTCTCAGATCACACCACCCATATTCCTTATCAATCACAAACACAATATAACGGTGGTGCGAATGGAAACGGTAATAACAATTATACATCGATGGATATATTCAATagtaacaacaacaattGCAATGATCAAACCGACACAACTTCAGTGGTGATAACTCGATGTCACGGGTGTGGATGTAATGTGACCACCGAATGGATGAGGGGTCCGGATGGACCTAATAGTCTGTGTGATTTATGTGGGGTGAGTAAACTTACCCCATCGTCAATATGATATTGTTCATTTTATCGAGATGTATAGCTGATAAGCTTTTGGCTTGCTTGATCAATAGCAACATTACGCTAAACTTTTAGCTAAGAAGGATATAGATAATGACAATGggaatcaaaatcagttGTTAAGTGGAATATGATTGGATCGAACGAATCAAAGCTCAACAGTATCATATTTCATTGTGAGGGGTATAAGATgtgggaaaagaaagaaaactCAGACTTGACTTTCATCACAACACGATGAAAAAGTAAAGAGTAGAGACTGAACAAGGTGTTACACTCCAAGGACTATGACTGAGTACCAAATAATTacaaaatcatctttctaagaaggaagaatcTTTTGTGAAACCCCCATTGGAATTTTATTCATCAGATAATCAATAAGCAATCACCCATTAGTCTTCAtacagatcagatcagttCGTATGTACTTGAatttgtatatgtatatgataattTGTAATATCCAAACATGCATTGTACCATACTGTTTATCGGTGACTTATCTGTAGTATACTCAGACTATCGATAATCGTCCTACTCATTCGACTAGAGAGTGACTTCgaatggaaaaagaaaagcaaaagcagTCGCAAAGTGATCAAGTGAACAGATGAGcccacactcacactcaaaGTACGATGCGATACGATATAATACTATGCAGAATCTCACAGATGCTGAATCATATTCACCACCTCGAGTCTCACCAAGTACCAAGTAACCGAAAGATCAACATTATGCATCCTGTAAACTACGACGTATAATGTCTCACAGACCATAATAACACTGTACCTCTCTGATTACCTACACTGAGGTATTCACCGCTGGGAGAGAATCCAACAGAAGTGATTCGACCCAGGGGTGTAGCTGGGGTGGGCCAGTTGGAGAATGCCGTACCGGATGGGAGGTGGTACTGTGAAATCATTCAAGTTGAAGTCAGAGTCAGAGTcgggatcaggatcagggTCAGtcaaatgaaatgaaataaATGCGAAAATCTATTGATCACAGGTGGAAGAGTAGAAATGGAGATGGGCAGCAGAACAGAACGGAACAAGAACAATGACAGAGAAAGGCCGATcggatgatatatatatatatatatatcgcAGACAGACAAGTTGTTCTGgaaaatcactcaccatcttcaacagatccttcttagcttcaCTGGCAGTTACCAATACCTCGTTGGAAGGATGGAACGCCATACTGGTTATGGAGGTCGTCAATTGTTCCAGTGATTTATACGGTTCAGGTGAGAATTCCGTGAATTTGCTGGTCGACGTGGAAGGCGATGCGAGGGAAGTCGAATTGTACATATTGACAATACCTGTTGTCGAACTGTTCAAATGATTGGTTTAAATCAGTAATTCTCTCTCTATTAATGATACCACGTAGTTATCTTACAAGGCTTATAACTCACCCAATAGCAGTATAACTTCCATCCCTACTATTTCGCATCAACGTTCCTCCCAAAGCTCTATCATCCCTCCAACGCCTCACCATCCTTCGTTCAGCTATATCCCAAACTTCCACCTCTGctccatcccttcctccaAGTACATTCAACTCTCGTCCATTCTGACTCCAAGTCAAATCGGCTGTAGAACCTCCTCGACCCGATCGTAGTTCAGCTACGACCCCACCCGAAGGCCAATCATGGATAGATATCAGTCCTCGTCTACCAGCCACGGCGAGCAAAGTACCGTCGGGCGAAAACGCATGACGATGTAAtgtattgggtgaagagggtgtGTCCATCGACCCGAAGAGTGTTTTGGACGATCGGAGACATCTCTGAGAGGCTAGATCGTAGGTATAGTAGTATGGTCGATTCCCAACTAACAGGAGGGATGAACCTGATGGATGAAATGTCGAGCGTGAGATGGGTAAGGAGGGGATATGAAGGGTCATGAGGGTCGGGTTGGTGTGTCCGTCGATCTGCAATAACATGAACCAAAATTAGTATACACAGTACAGAGTACACTTCTTTTGTGGACCTCATCCCATCTGAGTactgaagatcaaaggataaactctctcactcacattgaaAAACCTTACTCTCCTATCACCTCCCGCAACAGCCATCACACCGACCCTCTCAGAAGGGTGCCAAGCGATATCTACTATGCCTCCATTGGAATCCGCCGCCTCCCTCTTACCCGTCGTGGGATTCTGCTGATTGGCATTTCGCACCCTTTGTAAATCTATATTCCCCTGTGGGAGGGGTGGTCGTTTCTGACCATCAATAGCGATGGAGGGGGCGATGAATGATCTGGTGGATGTTAAGAGTGATGATAGGGAGGGTGTACCGATGGACGTGCGTTGCTTTGCCCATTGAGGTGGTGGGTGGAGACGCTCGAATCTGGCAACAAGTCAAGGTATTAGCTCTTGCACATTCAAAGAGAATAGTATGAGAGAGAATCAATCCTGTATCAACGTGATCGAACGATGGATAAATACCGCATATCGAGAAACTTGCGAAGAGCAGAAAGCAGAACAACAAGAAAACTCACTGCTCTCTCAACTTGTCCTGCAATTCCCTCCCATTAACCTTCTCACTCTCAGctccaccatcaatcttcctcttcttccctctgtCCAACTTTCTCAACCTCCTATTCTCACTTATATCCACACTGACGAGCTCATCGGACGGATCATTCCATATCGCTTTTTGCTTTTTCGAACGtaacttctcttcctcttcttgaatatcatatatatcatcaggtAAAGTTATAGTAGGTTCATTCTTCCCTTGTCGGTCTTGTTCTTGGTCATCTtcagaaggtgatgatgatcgtgaagaggaaggtgacATAGCACGGAATTCGTtctccccttcttcgtcgCTTGAGCTATCACTCGATGTATCACTACTtgatccttcatcttcatctgaatctgaagaaggttgatcatcTGGTAACTGGTCAATCTGGTAGTTCGATGCGATAGGTGCATCGATAGTAAACAACTAAGGTAAGACAAAATGTgtgtcagctgatgtgaaGACCGTTCGCTAACCAGATGGTAGGTAATGTTCAGCTCACATCGTTGTCATCCACATCACTCAGCCCTTCCTCCTCGTTATCAACAACCGTGTCCACTTGGAAGTCTGACCCTTTCTTAGTCTTCGACTGTGCCTTTGATTGTTTCTTACTGGTCCCAAATAGGGCTTCTTCCAGTTCCAGCTCTTCATCTGATTTCTCCCAATCGTGGGTGACCTCGACGGTCCGATGGGTAGTTTCGAAATCTGATGGACGAGATCGTCTCTTGTGCTTGTTGGCCATGCTGGTCGGGCGGTAGTATGCGTTATGTAGCTATGTGCAAAATAGGAAGTTGATTGTTGTATAGGAGTATATCTGAATTATCGCTCGGTCcaaaaaagttgaaagatcatctcgACTGAAATATTGGCTGGCTGACGGACATTCACCCAATCTCCGTGGGGAACGGCATCAAATATCCCATACTACTGAGATCGCTCGGATCATCACGTACTGTAGGTGGATTAGATAGACAGTTACGAAAAAAAGTTGTCTCTTGATCTGACGATACATGCTATAGATCATATGTCCACCATATCAACTCActtacttcctcttcatcctccataCGACATATTACCTACCATGTCTAGCTCCTCCGAGTATGCCATACCGAGCTTGACCAATGTCGATAAATGGAGGGAGATCGAACAGTCTTTCCCTCCGTTGAAGAACGACCTGTTACTTCGTGCTGCCAGGGGTGAAGAGACTGAGAGAGCTCCCGTGTGGGTCATGAGGCAGGCAGGGAGGTATCTACCCGGTAAGTgaatctatcaatccattTGTGATATACCGCCGTCTCCACATGGAACATATATATTCAAGCTAATATCTATATTTCCTTTGGGTGATCTTAGAATTTCTTGAAGTTCGCAaatctcattcattcttCGAATGTTGTCAAACTCCCTCCATCGCCTCTCAACTCACTTTACAAcctatcgatcgatatcccCGACTTGAcgcatccatcatcttctgtgaTATCCTCGTCGTCCCCCAGGCATTAGGTATGGAAGTGTTGATGGAACCTTCCAAAGGTCCAGTCTTACCTGCTCCTATACGTAACCCCTCCGACCTGAGTCGATTAAACCAAGACGTAGATGTACAGAAAGAATTGGGTTACCTGTTCGAAGCTATAACCCTCACTCGAAAGGGTCTAGGAGGGAGAGTACCATTGATAGGGTTCTGCGGTGCTCCATGGACGTTAATGGCGTACATGTGTGAAGGAGGTGGTTCAAAAACTTTCGAAAATTCAAAATCTTGGTTATACAAGTATCCAAAAGAGAGTAAAGAGCTGTTGAGAAAGGTAGCGGATGTTTGTGCGGATCTGTTGGTCGGTCAAGTATTGGCTGGTGCTCAGGTGGGTTCTATCATCAAATAACATATGcctcaattcatctttcatcgaGAAGATAGAATGAATTGAAGTAGCATCAACCAAATCAACTATACCCATCACTCACAAATTCATACGTGTTATACAATCCAATGCTAACTACTCGTTCTCTACCCACATAGATGCTCCAAGTATTCGATTCCTGGGCCGGTGAATTAACACCGTACCAATACGCCGAATTCGCCTTACCTCCATGTATCTACATCTCACACAAGGTCAAATCAATCTTGAAACAACTAGGTCATCCCGGAGTGGCCATAACGCTCTTCGCAAAAGGTGCCAATGCTCCTTCTACCTTCAAACTCCTTTCGGACCCAAAGGTGACAGGATATGATACCCTAGGATTGGACTGGACAGTTGATCCAGTGGAAGTGAGGGATTATGTGGGCCGAAAGGTGAACTTACAAGGTAATTTCGATCCGACGGTGTTGTACggtggtaaagaaggtatagaaaAGGAAGTTGAGAGGCTAAGTGAGAGATGGAAGGCTGCTGGGGGAGGTTGGATAGCTAATTTGGGTCATGGGATTACACCGAATGTGAAACCTGAAGATATGGGTTGGTTCTTGGAGTGTGTACACAAGTATTCAAAGAGGGCGTAAGAATGAGAGTGTGAAGGTAAAGGCATGaatagatgtagatgtatAGTAAACAAGTATAAGATGAGTTAGATACACATAGTGAGGTACAGCACATGCATTGAAGTATATGTACATTGATGATATACTAATCAAATTACTCGTTTATGGTCCACTTCGGATGTCGGTCGCACCACCGCTCTgtaagagagaaggagatgaacgagATCAGCATTTATCATATCTGATCTGCTTGTTATGTGACGACTATCACTCTGAACTACGTTATGGGAAAGACGTAATTACACTCGCTTGGGTTGGATGAAAAGCGAAGTATACGGGAAAGTCAAACACCAAAAGATCGAAGAGCAGGGAggagtggaagtgagtcgaccgagatcgaaatcaagaccaagatcatgatcgattggatctCTTGATAgcaaaagagaaagaagtagGATTCGAATGAAGTAAAGTAAAAAGCAGAACATAGCATTTGATTACCCTCACATTCaccaaaaaaaaagaaacaaatccgctctttctcttgatccatcatgatcataaCTGTGATGATGtaggatcactcaccattaCAGCTTCCAACTCCCTCTCCGACACCTCTTTCGTACTCCACAAATACCCTGGAGCCTCCCAGAAATTCTCATAATCTACCGGCTTCGAACTTCCACTTCCCTTTGCTTGACTCTGGGTGTTCTTTGATTCTTGATCACGTACGATACCTTTTGAGCTCTCACTTGG
This window of the Kwoniella europaea PYCC6329 chromosome 3, complete sequence genome carries:
- a CDS encoding uroporphyrinogen decarboxylase, producing MSSSSEYAIPSLTNVDKWREIEQSFPPLKNDLLLRAARGEETERAPVWVMRQAGRYLPEFLEVRKSHSFFECCQTPSIASQLTLQPIDRYPRLDASIIFCDILVVPQALGMEVLMEPSKGPVLPAPIRNPSDLSRLNQDVDVQKELGYLFEAITLTRKGLGGRVPLIGFCGAPWTLMAYMCEGGGSKTFENSKSWLYKYPKESKELLRKVADVCADLLVGQVLAGAQMLQVFDSWAGELTPYQYAEFALPPCIYISHKVKSILKQLGHPGVAITLFAKGANAPSTFKLLSDPKVTGYDTLGLDWTVDPVEVRDYVGRKVNLQGNFDPTVLYGGKEGIEKEVERLSERWKAAGGGWIANLGHGITPNVKPEDMGWFLECVHKYSKRA